One window of Dermacentor albipictus isolate Rhodes 1998 colony chromosome 9, USDA_Dalb.pri_finalv2, whole genome shotgun sequence genomic DNA carries:
- the LOC135903727 gene encoding protein pygopus-like, which produces MPRERKGANKFKDADLDGSGGVGGGPGDMKLQPESPSTKKRRTPAAQASPSIPDLVPPPPMTGYGETIVASNPFDDSVTSQQQSHLHRRPPPQHAMLHQPPNVSQPQMPPSGGPVMPPSAAMHPKPMPMSSGKIYPPDQPMVFNPQNPNAPPIYPCGVCHKEVHENEQGILCESGCNFWFHRICTGLSDAAFYLLTQEIYAEWVCDRCLSTKSIPLVKFKP; this is translated from the coding sequence ATGCCTCGGGAGCGCAAGGGAGCGAACAAATTCAAGGACGCCGACCTCGACGGCTCGGGCGGCGTTGGAGGTGGACCGGGCGACATGAAGCTGCAGCCCGAGAGCCCGTCCACCAAGAAGCGTCGCACACCGGCGGCTCAGGCAAGCCCTTCGATTCCGGACTTGGTGCCACCGCCCCCGATGACGGGCTACGGGGAGACGATCGTCGCCTCGAACCCCTTCGACGACTCCGTCACGTCGCAGCAACAAAGCCACCTGCACCGGCGGCCACCGCCGCAGCACGCCATGCTGCACCAGCCTCCGAACGTCTCGCAACCCCAGATGCCGCCTTCGGGTGGGCCCGTAATGCCACCGTCGGCGGCGATGCACCCGAAGCCGATGCCCATGTCCTCGGGTAAGATCTACCCTCCCGATCAGCCGATGGTGTTCAACCCGCAGAACCCGAACGCGCCGCCCATATATCCCTGCGGCGTCTGCCACAAGGAGGTGCACGAAAACGAACAGGGGATCCTGTGCGAGAGCGGGTGCAACTTTTGGTTCCACCGCATCTGCACGGGCCTCTCGGACGCTGCGTTCTACCTGCTGACGCAGGAGATCTACGCTGAGTGGGTGTGCGACCGCTGCCTCTCGACCAAGAGCATACCACTCGTCAAGTTCAAGCCGTGA